In Leptospira langatensis, a single window of DNA contains:
- a CDS encoding transglycosylase domain-containing protein, which produces MNKDRILAILSSLFEYSKKNWKFLLKYSIIAGSIIMAFLVGGSYVVWLTKQEDVIRNLETFQREVSDAYDPNAIKPIRILDKNGKLIGEFSRRKFRPIRTDNLASHGNLIWALLSSEDREFYQHNGVNFTALARAILVNLTTFRKQGGSTLTQQLAKLTLDLGARNVFNKLTEFYCTFYLESRFDKSTILAMYLNRIFLGEGNTGVEEASRYYFNKPAYELTPAEAALLIGTIPAPSNYNAVRNPVIALKRQKMVMTSMGQNKDLHPNPKSIEKDFEKKVDTNIRKFRAAYSVEETKEEGDKISIVSDIGKYGFDKDFTVNLAPDFNFGIRQFVIENFSEVDLESRGMNVYTTLDYDKQEAAERSLREGIESVRKKLTEEKLAYLKAGKTDEVSIENKIIENMNGSLISINPSNGYVEAMVGSYKISNIFRLNRAISAVRQPGSAIKGLIYLLAFEKRLATPTSIVVDEPVQIRGYAPKNWYKGYRGQMQVRVAFAQSVNTVAVRFMDEIGVGDFISTLGKILDLDRSELNRRFQPNLTLALGSGEVSPKELATIYATIANLGKKVKPIEILRITDFEGSELFSVPPFDPKEAEQILDPVACAMTLNLLEAVVSEEGTLKVALKEGDKFPLGGKTGTVQSPKEAQQRWGKRKGVRDVWFAGVNPNLVTSVWVGNDVGAPFPGSGSANSGSIWFRYVSHVARTIGFGESLIPPFNGDYVKVDICAETGGLLSNEADCKHPLYGQYYYIGDQPTSNTSTSTVNQTEPTASPGNEEALSGEDAVELELPETRENSSEE; this is translated from the coding sequence ATGAATAAAGATCGCATATTGGCCATTCTCTCCTCCTTATTTGAGTATAGTAAGAAGAACTGGAAATTCTTACTCAAATACTCGATCATAGCTGGCTCCATCATAATGGCATTCTTAGTAGGCGGCTCTTATGTTGTTTGGCTAACCAAGCAAGAAGATGTGATCCGAAATCTGGAAACCTTCCAAAGAGAAGTTTCCGACGCCTACGATCCGAATGCGATCAAACCCATCCGCATCTTGGACAAGAACGGAAAATTGATCGGAGAATTCTCCCGTAGGAAATTCAGACCGATCCGTACCGATAATCTCGCTAGTCATGGAAATCTGATCTGGGCTTTACTCAGTTCCGAAGACCGGGAATTCTACCAACACAACGGAGTGAATTTCACAGCACTTGCCCGCGCGATCCTGGTGAACCTTACCACCTTTCGAAAGCAAGGCGGTTCCACCCTCACACAACAATTAGCAAAACTCACTCTGGATCTAGGAGCTAGGAACGTATTCAATAAGCTCACAGAATTTTACTGCACATTCTATTTAGAAAGCAGATTCGATAAGAGCACAATACTCGCCATGTATCTGAACCGCATCTTCTTGGGAGAAGGGAACACGGGAGTAGAAGAAGCTTCCAGATACTACTTTAATAAACCTGCATATGAATTGACTCCCGCAGAAGCGGCCCTTTTGATCGGGACCATTCCCGCACCTTCTAATTATAATGCGGTCCGAAATCCCGTCATTGCCCTGAAGCGACAAAAGATGGTCATGACCTCCATGGGCCAGAACAAGGATCTACATCCGAATCCAAAATCCATCGAAAAGGATTTCGAGAAGAAGGTAGATACGAATATCCGAAAGTTCAGGGCCGCTTACTCGGTAGAGGAAACTAAAGAAGAAGGGGATAAGATCAGTATTGTTTCCGATATAGGCAAGTACGGTTTCGATAAGGACTTCACCGTAAATCTTGCGCCGGACTTCAATTTCGGGATCCGCCAATTTGTGATCGAGAATTTCTCCGAAGTGGATCTAGAAAGCAGAGGAATGAACGTATACACCACTCTGGACTACGATAAACAGGAAGCGGCAGAACGCTCCTTGAGAGAAGGGATCGAATCCGTACGCAAGAAACTCACCGAAGAAAAACTCGCCTACTTGAAAGCGGGCAAAACGGACGAGGTCTCTATCGAAAATAAGATCATAGAGAATATGAACGGAAGCCTGATCTCCATCAATCCTTCGAACGGATATGTGGAAGCGATGGTGGGTAGTTACAAAATTTCTAATATATTCAGACTGAATCGCGCCATCTCCGCAGTCCGCCAACCCGGTTCCGCGATCAAAGGTCTTATCTATTTGCTTGCATTCGAGAAGAGACTGGCCACCCCCACTTCTATCGTAGTGGATGAACCTGTACAGATCCGAGGATATGCGCCCAAGAACTGGTACAAAGGCTATAGAGGACAAATGCAGGTCCGGGTGGCATTCGCACAATCCGTGAACACAGTCGCAGTCCGATTCATGGATGAGATCGGAGTGGGAGATTTTATTTCGACCCTCGGAAAGATCCTAGATTTAGATCGCTCCGAATTGAACAGAAGGTTCCAACCCAATCTGACATTGGCTTTGGGCTCCGGAGAAGTCTCTCCCAAAGAACTTGCAACTATCTACGCTACCATTGCAAACCTAGGAAAGAAAGTAAAACCCATAGAAATATTAAGAATTACTGATTTTGAAGGCTCCGAATTATTCTCCGTTCCTCCTTTTGATCCGAAAGAAGCGGAACAGATCCTGGATCCTGTGGCCTGTGCGATGACATTGAACTTGTTAGAAGCGGTCGTCTCCGAAGAAGGAACCTTAAAAGTCGCCTTGAAAGAAGGAGATAAATTCCCTTTAGGAGGAAAAACAGGAACAGTCCAATCTCCTAAAGAAGCACAGCAACGCTGGGGAAAAAGAAAAGGGGTCCGTGATGTTTGGTTCGCAGGTGTGAATCCGAATCTAGTCACTTCCGTCTGGGTTGGAAACGATGTGGGCGCTCCATTTCCAGGCTCCGGTTCCGCGAACAGCGGTTCTATCTGGTTTAGATATGTATCTCATGTGGCAAGGACGATAGGCTTTGGAGAAAGTCTTATTCCCCCGTTTAACGGGGATTATGTGAAAGTGGATATCTGCGCGGAGACAGGAGGATTGTTATCCAACGAAGCCGATTGCAAGCATCCTCTATATGGACAGTACTATTATATAGGCGACCAACCCACTTCGAATACGAGCACAAGTACGGTAAATCAAACGGAACCGACTGCAAGCCCCGGGAATGAAGAAGCATTATCAGGCGAAGATGCAGTCGAGTTAGAACTTCCGGAAACTAGAGAAAATTCGAGCGAAGAGTAG
- a CDS encoding RHS repeat-associated core domain-containing protein, with protein sequence MATDGNGNKVTGGKQAGASFVSYKPYGEILRTDSAGPDVFRYKYTGQEEDKETGLYYYKARYYDPILGRFLQADNQIDGSSPMGNDVYMYTEGNPIKYTDPTGHSVFSSWLSKNGLGFLNFNIAVSAAMQRAFYVSSARWNSIGAIAAILNPVGLIANAIGGAVLGGAGATLAGPTMLGIAAGAAILGSASVSLGPSAVFIANMAGLAIGSIGAVVVGSAGSLLSALGNIAALNGVPVAVLAYSIGMIAGATALVAGLIALGVASFLVMATLATALATVVVAIGCMPILLASAIVIGIGALGSVLSFWTLQAYIIGGLSKSKFNNINWSDKDAKVAACYTAAVQFGGLIAGTALLGADGFAVALGFDSYNVMMDRDFASLFGIPVDGNLLFGIYSVGNAGYYVSKRQYVKAAASIADIYFPASMMLKYGEGTRRTCGGSLK encoded by the coding sequence ATGGCAACAGACGGAAATGGGAATAAAGTAACTGGTGGAAAGCAGGCGGGAGCATCGTTTGTATCATACAAACCATATGGAGAAATACTCCGAACAGATTCAGCAGGACCGGATGTATTTAGATATAAATACACAGGGCAGGAAGAAGACAAAGAAACAGGATTATATTATTATAAAGCAAGATATTACGATCCAATATTAGGAAGATTTCTCCAGGCAGACAACCAAATCGATGGGTCATCTCCTATGGGAAATGATGTGTACATGTATACAGAAGGCAATCCGATCAAGTATACAGATCCAACTGGACATAGCGTATTCAGTTCATGGCTATCTAAGAACGGATTAGGATTTCTTAATTTCAATATCGCAGTGAGCGCAGCAATGCAGAGAGCATTCTATGTAAGTAGTGCAAGATGGAATTCGATAGGAGCAATTGCTGCTATACTGAATCCTGTTGGGCTCATTGCAAATGCGATAGGTGGCGCGGTACTCGGAGGAGCTGGAGCAACGCTTGCAGGACCGACTATGTTGGGAATAGCGGCTGGCGCAGCAATACTAGGATCAGCGAGTGTATCCCTGGGACCGTCAGCAGTGTTCATCGCTAATATGGCAGGACTTGCAATAGGATCCATTGGTGCTGTTGTCGTAGGAAGTGCAGGAAGTTTACTATCTGCCCTAGGAAATATTGCAGCATTGAATGGAGTTCCAGTTGCGGTCCTTGCTTACAGTATAGGCATGATAGCTGGTGCAACTGCGCTTGTAGCGGGACTGATTGCATTAGGTGTAGCATCGTTTTTGGTGATGGCGACGTTGGCGACAGCGTTGGCTACTGTTGTAGTTGCAATTGGCTGCATGCCGATATTATTAGCGTCAGCAATTGTCATTGGCATCGGAGCTCTCGGATCTGTGTTATCCTTTTGGACTTTGCAAGCGTATATAATTGGTGGGCTTTCTAAATCGAAATTTAATAATATAAATTGGAGTGATAAGGACGCTAAGGTTGCAGCATGCTATACTGCTGCAGTTCAGTTTGGCGGTCTAATTGCAGGAACGGCACTTCTCGGTGCAGATGGATTTGCTGTCGCCTTAGGATTTGATAGCTATAATGTCATGATGGACAGAGACTTCGCTTCTTTGTTCGGAATTCCTGTGGATGGCAATTTACTCTTTGGTATTTACTCTGTGGGAAATGCTGGTTACTACGTTAGTAAACGACAATACGTAAAGGCTGCCGCAAGCATTGCCGATATATACTTTCCAGCCTCTATGATGCTTAAGTATGGAGAAGGCACTCGAAGAACGTGCGGAGGAAGTTTAAAGTGA
- a CDS encoding FAD-dependent oxidoreductase: protein MKIAVIGSGIAGLSACWYLGKEHEVTLIEKHALVGMDAHGTDLKSNGNFIRIDVPFRAFKRNYYPCLLDLYGEAGIEVRPVDYAFSLNYNDGSTYFGFSTLGIGGQFFPLPYLVCFTNRKSRKILSDAMRFYEESEKEFLSLGNEQLTISEFLRRFGYSQEFEDLYLIPMFSTINTCTSESAKNYPAEAVIGYHSSGLQFLRFLTPLKGTRDVTERLSTRASSVRLNTGPKKIVLEKDKVKLVFDKGDELFDRVVVAAPANQAIPILPDEYSKEKELLSKLKYEASEVVTHADPKFMPKSKRHWAPMCFSLSEDRSVATATIYLNKVLPSMNGNPVFQTWNPLREPENVLGRARFERPVIDLECRRTLADLKNLQDIPGKKVWLCGSYARYGIPLLEAGVSTSLDVKSWVDRSR from the coding sequence ATGAAAATCGCTGTGATCGGAAGCGGGATCGCGGGCCTAAGCGCTTGCTGGTATCTCGGCAAAGAACATGAAGTCACTCTAATCGAAAAACATGCATTAGTGGGAATGGACGCACACGGAACGGATCTCAAGTCCAACGGAAATTTTATCCGGATCGATGTGCCATTCAGAGCCTTCAAAAGAAATTATTATCCCTGTCTATTAGATCTGTACGGAGAGGCAGGTATCGAAGTCCGTCCGGTAGACTACGCATTCTCTCTGAATTATAATGATGGGTCCACCTATTTTGGATTCTCTACTTTGGGAATAGGAGGGCAGTTCTTTCCTCTTCCCTACTTAGTATGTTTTACGAATCGCAAATCCAGAAAGATCCTTTCGGATGCGATGCGCTTCTATGAAGAATCCGAAAAGGAATTCCTAAGCCTTGGCAATGAACAGCTTACCATTTCCGAATTCCTAAGGAGGTTCGGTTATTCCCAAGAGTTCGAGGATCTGTATCTGATCCCTATGTTCTCAACCATCAACACATGTACTTCCGAAAGTGCTAAGAATTATCCTGCGGAAGCTGTGATCGGTTATCATTCCAGTGGATTGCAGTTCCTAAGATTCTTGACCCCTCTGAAAGGAACAAGAGACGTTACAGAAAGACTTTCCACGAGAGCAAGCTCTGTACGTTTGAATACCGGGCCTAAGAAAATCGTTTTAGAAAAAGATAAAGTAAAATTGGTCTTCGATAAAGGAGACGAATTATTCGATCGGGTCGTGGTTGCGGCTCCCGCAAACCAAGCAATTCCGATCCTCCCTGATGAATATTCCAAGGAGAAGGAACTACTTTCCAAACTCAAATACGAGGCTTCGGAAGTAGTGACCCATGCCGATCCTAAATTCATGCCCAAGAGCAAAAGACATTGGGCTCCCATGTGTTTCTCTCTTTCCGAAGATAGATCAGTAGCTACTGCTACGATCTATCTGAACAAGGTTCTTCCTTCTATGAACGGGAACCCTGTTTTCCAAACATGGAATCCTTTGAGAGAACCGGAAAACGTATTAGGAAGAGCCAGATTCGAAAGACCGGTCATCGATCTAGAATGCAGAAGGACCTTAGCGGATCTGAAGAACCTGCAAGACATTCCAGGAAAGAAGGTATGGCTCTGCGGATCGTACGCAAGATACGGGATCCCTCTCTTGGAAGCAGGGGTTTCGACTTCCCTAGACGTTAAGAGCTGGGTCGATCGTTCCCGCTAA
- a CDS encoding OmpA family protein: protein MRLRFLFPLLFISLFSPSLLGEERVVEGKLMQFGRMIHAGEEFIQVLSNDLSPELSKLHNQTVRILCEMKGANCEPIRYDIFPFPETKGLTDWVLKKIPSYVNRNQFAFNPTVTPDGKSIFWTVNAKKGSYGVQRIWSSEKDEKGFWKDGKEMPSPLNNDLHSAVISVLPSNNELFVFGSFGDQDLLKAIDEEYSEKERELARTVRDDREFLSKVEDLKHELLKKKSVIQNRVPLYRSYKENGSWSNPSIINFPDFNNLYRKKGASIFGGSTLSSSGRILIYSVQQPDSFGKLDLYVSVQKDDGSFPVGTNLGDIINTGEEEKAPFLAGDDRTLYFCSDGHKGLSVYVTKRIGDGWDQWTTPVEVSANLKGVNFFSIPVNSHWAFVSKEGQLYMAYLPKAFRPNPVVFVSGKVLDEDGKPLDAEIHYESLTRLEKRGSAKSDSKTGSFSLVLPYGEKYGFYAQKEGHLPVSKNVDLTESKEEDLKMEVEFRLPVLAVGRQILLNNIFFDTKRVEISKESEPELDRLAGILKLNPKLKILIEGHTDNVGKKKDNQELSENRAKAVAEYLMSKHNIAEDRVRVVGYGDSQPISSNDSPEERQKNRRVVLQITD from the coding sequence ATGCGCCTTCGCTTCCTCTTTCCGCTTCTATTCATATCTCTTTTTTCTCCTTCTCTACTGGGAGAAGAAAGAGTTGTAGAAGGCAAACTCATGCAGTTCGGAAGAATGATCCATGCAGGAGAGGAATTTATCCAGGTCTTATCCAATGACCTTAGTCCCGAACTTTCCAAGCTCCACAACCAGACCGTTCGTATTCTCTGTGAGATGAAAGGCGCAAACTGCGAGCCTATACGTTATGATATCTTTCCCTTTCCCGAGACCAAGGGTCTTACGGATTGGGTCTTGAAAAAGATCCCGAGTTATGTGAATCGGAACCAGTTCGCATTCAACCCGACCGTTACTCCTGACGGCAAATCCATTTTCTGGACCGTGAACGCAAAGAAAGGTTCTTATGGAGTGCAAAGGATCTGGTCCTCCGAAAAAGACGAGAAAGGCTTTTGGAAGGATGGAAAGGAAATGCCTTCTCCTCTCAATAACGATCTTCATTCCGCAGTGATCTCCGTTCTTCCCAGCAATAATGAACTATTCGTCTTCGGTTCCTTCGGAGATCAGGATTTGCTCAAAGCAATCGATGAGGAGTATAGCGAGAAGGAAAGAGAGCTCGCGAGAACCGTCCGGGACGATCGGGAATTTCTCTCGAAAGTTGAAGACTTAAAGCATGAATTGCTAAAAAAGAAAAGTGTAATACAGAATCGAGTCCCTCTGTATAGGAGCTATAAGGAGAACGGCTCTTGGTCCAATCCTTCGATCATTAATTTTCCGGATTTCAACAATCTGTATCGAAAGAAAGGTGCCTCTATTTTCGGTGGATCCACTCTTTCTTCTTCCGGAAGGATACTCATTTATTCAGTGCAACAGCCCGATTCCTTCGGCAAATTAGATCTCTACGTGAGCGTTCAAAAAGACGATGGTTCCTTTCCTGTGGGAACAAATTTGGGAGACATCATCAATACCGGAGAAGAAGAGAAGGCACCCTTTCTAGCCGGAGACGATCGAACTCTTTATTTCTGCAGCGACGGTCATAAGGGACTTTCCGTCTATGTTACCAAAAGGATCGGGGATGGTTGGGACCAGTGGACCACACCTGTGGAAGTTTCCGCCAATTTGAAGGGTGTGAATTTCTTCTCCATTCCCGTGAACAGTCATTGGGCGTTCGTGAGCAAGGAAGGTCAATTGTACATGGCCTATCTTCCCAAAGCCTTTCGCCCGAATCCTGTCGTATTCGTAAGCGGCAAGGTTTTGGATGAGGACGGTAAACCCTTGGATGCGGAAATACATTACGAATCCTTAACGCGTTTGGAAAAAAGAGGAAGCGCTAAAAGCGATTCTAAAACAGGTTCCTTTAGCCTGGTTCTTCCTTACGGCGAGAAATACGGTTTCTACGCACAGAAAGAAGGCCATCTTCCCGTTTCCAAAAATGTGGATCTGACCGAATCCAAGGAAGAAGATCTAAAGATGGAAGTGGAGTTTCGTCTTCCGGTACTTGCGGTAGGTCGGCAAATTCTTCTGAACAATATTTTCTTCGATACGAAAAGAGTAGAGATCTCCAAAGAATCCGAGCCTGAATTGGACCGTCTTGCAGGGATCTTAAAATTGAATCCCAAACTCAAGATCCTGATCGAAGGTCATACGGATAATGTGGGCAAGAAGAAGGACAACCAAGAACTTTCCGAGAATCGTGCCAAGGCAGTCGCCGAATACCTGATGTCTAAACATAATATCGCCGAGGATCGGGTTCGAGTTGTTGGCTACGGAGATTCCCAACCCATCTCTTCTAACGATTCTCCGGAAGAAAGACAGAAGAACAGAAGAGTAGTTTTACAAATTACTGACTAA
- a CDS encoding TIGR04452 family lipoprotein produces the protein MKRISTITILLLMNIAINCLIVDATGLTNTYKGDEAKRRIINAAKSGDYLTAHAAFAAQGYTGSDLELMTLVDILLASAIDGAVINIDSSRYYKKGDVHACEVQIALLGVQLDTDSFSTYLFSPACELHPDGEIIDENMGGSNSRYKKKKEYL, from the coding sequence ATGAAAAGAATTTCCACTATAACAATCTTGCTATTAATGAATATAGCGATAAATTGCCTTATTGTAGATGCCACAGGGCTTACGAATACTTATAAGGGAGATGAAGCAAAGAGAAGGATTATAAATGCCGCAAAATCCGGAGATTATCTAACTGCACATGCTGCTTTTGCAGCTCAAGGATACACCGGATCTGATCTAGAACTGATGACTCTAGTGGATATCCTGTTGGCTTCCGCAATCGATGGTGCCGTTATTAATATCGATAGTTCCCGCTATTACAAGAAGGGAGATGTGCATGCGTGCGAGGTGCAAATAGCTCTACTAGGAGTTCAATTGGATACCGATTCATTCTCTACGTATTTATTCAGTCCTGCTTGTGAATTGCACCCAGATGGTGAGATTATCGATGAGAACATGGGCGGCTCTAATAGTCGATATAAGAAAAAGAAAGAATACCTATAA
- a CDS encoding class I SAM-dependent methyltransferase, translated as MRSKEGTPTDLSHLYLNEEGESWANLGYWKEEVRYGKACEQLARILGTLGELGPGSKVLDLGFGCGDQFRVWEKDFGVSLRNIYGINISKSQYEFARSRYKNSEPSPNLILGSVKALREFPENFFDSVLGLDSLYFIPGRRSWSEEVYRILKPGGVFASAEILLADRKNTFFEILKRSLILRLASMSTDLSNAEGLLSLYSSKGFRLETIERIDPFVFSGFSNFIFSHIRDPLSKIPQNLKSRYEMLAEYFASETIKKHFEYWIYKVRKPESDPLHEKN; from the coding sequence TTGCGTTCTAAGGAAGGAACTCCTACGGACCTTTCTCATCTGTACTTAAACGAAGAAGGAGAATCCTGGGCAAACCTAGGCTACTGGAAGGAAGAAGTCAGATACGGAAAAGCCTGTGAACAATTGGCTCGCATTCTTGGAACTCTAGGCGAGCTCGGCCCGGGATCTAAGGTCTTGGATCTGGGTTTCGGTTGCGGAGATCAGTTCCGGGTCTGGGAAAAGGATTTCGGGGTTTCTCTCCGGAATATTTACGGGATCAATATTTCAAAATCCCAGTACGAGTTTGCAAGATCCCGTTATAAGAATTCGGAACCTTCTCCTAATCTTATCCTGGGAAGTGTAAAAGCTCTCCGCGAATTTCCGGAGAACTTTTTCGATTCTGTTCTGGGTTTGGACAGTTTGTATTTCATTCCGGGGCGCAGGTCCTGGAGCGAAGAAGTGTATCGTATCTTAAAGCCAGGCGGTGTCTTTGCTTCCGCAGAGATCCTGCTCGCGGATCGAAAGAATACTTTTTTCGAGATCTTGAAGCGATCCTTGATCCTTAGATTGGCTTCTATGTCTACGGATCTAAGTAATGCAGAGGGACTTCTTTCTCTATATTCCAGCAAGGGATTCCGTTTGGAAACGATAGAGAGGATCGATCCCTTTGTTTTTTCAGGTTTTTCTAATTTTATTTTTTCTCATATACGGGACCCATTATCCAAGATCCCGCAGAACTTAAAGAGCCGGTACGAAATGCTTGCTGAGTATTTCGCGTCGGAAACGATCAAGAAGCATTTCGAATATTGGATATATAAGGTCCGAAAACCGGAGTCGGATCCTTTACACGAAAAGAATTAG
- a CDS encoding DoxX family protein, producing MESIDGKTISLWIMATIYTIAGILHFVIPKFYMRIMPPWIPYHKLMVQISGVAEIALGLGLFFPQTKVLAAWGVVLLLIAVFPANIYHFQSRTRKDPPTWALILRLPMQLVLIYWAYTFTY from the coding sequence ATGGAAAGCATTGACGGTAAAACTATCAGCCTCTGGATCATGGCGACTATCTATACGATCGCCGGCATCCTTCACTTCGTGATCCCTAAGTTCTATATGAGGATCATGCCACCTTGGATCCCTTATCATAAACTCATGGTACAAATCAGCGGTGTCGCAGAGATCGCCTTAGGTCTTGGGCTCTTCTTTCCTCAGACAAAAGTATTGGCTGCTTGGGGAGTCGTACTTCTTCTGATCGCTGTCTTCCCGGCGAACATTTATCATTTCCAATCCAGGACTCGCAAGGATCCTCCCACTTGGGCCTTGATCCTTCGCTTGCCAATGCAGTTGGTTTTGATCTATTGGGCCTATACCTTTACGTATTGA
- a CDS encoding ABC transporter substrate-binding protein, with translation MFYPSFLDAVPNPFRVKRKPTLTLSLAFLLLSLLFCHCGKAERMPGKLVFSLPSDPISLEPIRSTDLSSRIILKYISPKLFEMNAEGVAVPSLVKSYKLSSGIDPKTRGLVLELRKGEKEPSRINASIVLASLEKLRNTPGPRRSVYSFLKGGKILSDSVLEIYFEGGLREVLEKLSLPQAWIDCGSPENSCGDFKLSEWKRNNYIRLVSNEKNAPISEILFRILPQASTGLYLYMKDELDLMKLPIFLVRNSMIREDHISIRKGAGVQYVAINAKDPCFDKNFRKALNYSVDKRRIMKVLLEGKAEVSVGPFPQSVANTWTRSEEPYPYDPALAKQYLSKSSCYPKILDRELEFRMRGDEENQANGAAIVQDLKELGLKIKILPMEKAVLYKENGEGKGDLTLLFWFADIPGPWGFLDPLFAGDRFGNGGNRAFFSHPYLEKIFQEVRSTDRTDLRPQTEKALSILSEEAPWIFLWSPFELYLVGDRIEGDPTLRSNFL, from the coding sequence ATGTTTTATCCTAGCTTTCTAGATGCGGTCCCAAACCCGTTCCGGGTAAAAAGAAAACCGACTCTTACCTTGTCCCTGGCTTTCCTTCTTTTGTCCCTTCTTTTTTGTCATTGCGGAAAAGCGGAGAGAATGCCCGGAAAACTAGTGTTTTCACTCCCTTCCGATCCAATTTCCTTGGAGCCGATCCGATCTACGGATCTTTCTTCTCGAATTATTCTAAAGTACATCTCTCCAAAATTATTCGAGATGAACGCAGAAGGAGTGGCGGTCCCTTCTCTAGTCAAGTCATACAAGTTATCCTCCGGGATCGATCCTAAGACTAGAGGATTGGTCTTAGAATTACGAAAAGGGGAGAAGGAGCCAAGTCGGATCAACGCGAGTATCGTGCTAGCCTCTTTGGAGAAATTAAGAAATACTCCGGGCCCAAGAAGAAGTGTATACTCTTTCTTAAAAGGCGGAAAGATACTCTCTGATTCCGTACTAGAGATCTATTTCGAAGGCGGACTAAGAGAGGTTTTGGAAAAACTTTCCCTTCCGCAAGCATGGATCGATTGCGGATCTCCGGAGAATAGCTGCGGAGACTTTAAGCTTTCCGAATGGAAGAGAAACAATTATATCCGATTGGTTTCCAATGAGAAGAATGCTCCGATCTCGGAGATATTGTTCCGCATCCTTCCTCAGGCAAGTACCGGTCTATACTTGTACATGAAAGACGAATTGGATCTGATGAAGCTTCCTATCTTCTTAGTTCGTAATTCGATGATACGAGAGGACCATATTTCCATCCGAAAAGGAGCGGGGGTCCAATATGTTGCGATCAATGCTAAGGACCCTTGCTTCGATAAGAACTTTAGAAAAGCGTTAAATTATTCCGTAGACAAAAGACGTATCATGAAGGTCCTGTTGGAAGGTAAGGCCGAAGTTTCCGTTGGACCATTCCCTCAGTCCGTTGCGAATACTTGGACAAGATCGGAAGAGCCTTATCCGTACGATCCAGCCTTGGCAAAGCAATATCTGTCCAAGTCTTCCTGTTATCCTAAGATCTTAGACAGAGAATTGGAATTTAGGATGCGAGGGGATGAGGAGAACCAAGCAAATGGTGCTGCCATCGTTCAAGACCTGAAAGAACTCGGATTGAAGATCAAGATCCTTCCTATGGAAAAAGCAGTATTATATAAAGAGAATGGAGAAGGGAAGGGGGATCTGACCCTTCTATTTTGGTTTGCGGATATTCCCGGGCCTTGGGGTTTCTTGGATCCTCTTTTTGCGGGAGATCGTTTTGGGAACGGAGGAAATAGGGCCTTCTTCTCTCATCCTTATTTGGAGAAGATCTTTCAAGAAGTAAGATCCACGGATCGAACCGACCTTAGACCGCAAACGGAAAAGGCGCTTTCTATTCTTTCGGAAGAAGCGCCTTGGATCTTTCTTTGGTCTCCTTTTGAACTCTATCTAGTTGGAGATAGAATCGAAGGGGATCCTACTCTTCGCTCGAATTTTCTCTAG